Part of the Thamnophis elegans isolate rThaEle1 chromosome 10, rThaEle1.pri, whole genome shotgun sequence genome, agttagccatattccaagatatttaactttctttgtcactttCAGTCctatcgggtgaaccagtaggtccgacgatcagctgagagtgaaccggtttgctccacACTCATGTGAGCCCGCCTGCCCACCCCTGCGCTATACTGATGTATATTTCATTGTTTGAAGCCCAACTGATAGGAATGGAAGATaagattgccacacctcagctgttttactcaccagggcTGCAGAAGAAGTTAAGTTTTTGAACTGTTTTAAAACACGTTGTTTACGCAGTAAGTAAAAatattgcttctgcgcatgcgcggaagcaaaaaaataagatggtgcCACTGTAGATGCCACCGCTAGAACTGGTTCGGATGTGTGGGGAGCCGAGTTAttacctattcagccaaaccggtccaaaccgggaggaacccacctctgatcagagtgtgttaataataacatAAGAAACACTAATGATCTCATagtcatttcaaaaaaatcctttcttagcgagcacctggaagccaagaggaatatacctgcaaaatttcaagtttatttcaagctttacagttctggagatttcattatGACGCGCAAGTGGTAttttgcatttgtgtgtgtgtgtgcgtgcatgtgtgcgtatTGGGGCATGACACACACTCATATGTCAGATATTTTACAGTGAACATATGAGCCATTTTCTGACCAGCCACACCCACAAGGTAATTATACCAGCAACAATACTCACACTATAAATTATTATACAATAATGATACTCATAACTTTTAAGCATTCTTGAACTTTtccaagggaagaaggaagggttcTTTCTACAGTGAAACTGGTTTGAATCCAAGAATAGGACTATAAATGAAAATTTCCCTGCCAAGTTATACATTATAAACCAAAGGATGAAGTGTAAAGGTGTGATCCACCCTATGTTTATAGTAGAAGAACAAATATTAGATATTGTTTTCAAAGCATATATATAGAGATGGACAAGGCTGTTTCAACACCTTTCTCTTCTCAGCGTAGTTCAGTTTCTGCCTTCTctgattttacaattttttttcaaaatgattctttttatttcattcttaattGGGATACAGATCATTTATACGTTGGCTGCTTCGACAGCTCCTTCATTTGTTTACCCATCATGCAATTTTTTGGTGGTAAAGGCTGCTGCGGAAGTGGCCCTAGACCAAGTCAATTCAAATCGGAAAGAAGGCTACGTTTTTGGCCTCCAGCGTATTTTTGATGTCCGCGACCTACCCCAGGTAAGACCTCCTTTTTCTGATGacgttttcctttccttctattcaaCCCCAGCTATTCTGCTCTCACATCATGGAAGTTCTTATgtacctaccctgtttccctgaaaataagacctccccggataataagcgctatcgggcttttgagtgcatgtgctaaaataaaccctccactCTTTGAAAAGATTGCAACATAGCAACAGCCttgagatgaccacgctcaccgcctgtTGTACCTCAAAAAAAtatgacctccccaaaaataaggccaagtgcttattttgggagtcaaaagaaaataggaccctggcttatttttggggaaacacagtagtcaggaaaacccacccaccccctgcaaAAATCACTTGATGGCACCCAAGAGATATAGTCTAGATTTGGTACTACGATAAAATCAGAGTAAGTGGGAAGTTACTGTTTGCCCTTCATACTAGATGCAGTGCCAGCTTCACCATAATActgaaagaagagcaacaaagatgactgggggctaaaacatacaaagaacagttgcaggaattggatatgtctagtagtctaatgaagagaaggactaggggtgacatgatagcagtgttccaatatctgaagggctgccacagagaagaggaagtcaagcttttctccaaagcacccgaaggcagaacaagaagcaatggatgaaaactaatcaaggagaggagcaacctagatcTTAGAACAAGTAATCAacagaacgacttgcctccagaagttatgggtgctccaacataggatgttttaagaagagattgggcaaccatttgtctgaaatggtatagggtttcttgcttaagctggggattggactagaagacctccaagctcccttccaactctatttctctgttattctattctgttactaATGCACATTTTGTGGCAGATCTTGATATCCCTGGTTGCacaccccttcccttttttttagaTGGGACAAGGCAATGCCTTTCTAAGACTTTCTAACATAATCCTTTGAGATCAGATTTGGTGGTAATGGATACTCACCTATTActagtattaaaataaatattttgcatcaTGGGGCAAACTATCTGGAGTAAACCCTGACTGTGGACACTGAGCCTCTTTGCATATAAAGTTCCAACATACTATAGTCTTTTTCTGTCCAATTCTCCAACTGCACAGAGCCTGGGGCTTATACATCATTTAAAAATTCTCAAAGATTTGATTGGTGATCTTAATTCAGAGAAGGAAATTTAAACGAGGGACAACGAAGAGAAAAAGCTTGAGAGGACCAAGGAATCTACATTATATGACCTGCTCTTTGTACACACCAAAGTAACCAGTTTATTCTTGATGTAGGAGTTGATATCCATTGTGATATTAAAATACTGGGAGATTCACCCTGAGACCTAGAAGTTCTCTTCCCCTTCATCAAACATTGAGCGccaacattgcagcatcccagcagAAGTGCAAATCTTTTTGGCATGTGCACAAGATGGCTGCACAGGGCTTTAAAAGGCATTGGTCTTGGATCGTGAAGCCTGCATTACTTGAAAACTAAGATGGATGCCACAgtgattgaataaataaataattaaaatgactTGGACCCCCTTGCCCTTTTCAAGGAATCTTCTGGACTTAGGAGTAGGTTCTAGCcagcgttactgccggtttgctcacgCATGAGCTGTATGCAcggtgcatgcgcatgtgcaattcaatggaaattgttgtgCAAATGCACAGAACTCCCCAAAAAAAGATGGCGGTGATCAGAGAACTGGTTcaagggcatggccagcctgggttgctgccggttctgcgaccgaggccagcataccactactggttcagccgaaccaagcCGAACCAGTAGAAACTCACCTCTGGCTGGACTCAGTCGAGAGCACAGTTGGCTTCTTGACATCAAGTGAAAATTCAGCTGACCtcctgtcttttcttttttctaatggTGATTTGAATGTTAATTTATTTCCATCTAATGTGTTTAAGGTGATTGACACCCTGATTCGCCTTTTCAGGagtttttctttgtctctccatAGAAAAATGGTGATTCGCTTTTCTACCTCACCTTGGACGTGGTAGAAACTGACTGCCACATCCTGAGTGGGAAAAAGTGGAAAGAATGCAAGTTTCCAACTGACCATGGAGCAGTAAGTAATCAATCTACTTACTTAAAAAACTACTGACGGGGTTTGGAAGGAAGTTGAATCTGGGTTTTGAACTGGTTTACAAAAGAGGCAGAAGGAGTCACTCTACTCACTTGCCCTGTTGTAACAAATCTCTCTCTTCAGAATAGCCCTCATCACTTCTCCCATTTTGCCACTGGCTCCTTGGTATGTCTGTATTGAAGATAATTCCCTGCACTGAAGTGCCATTTCAAATCAATGGCATGGTACACATGAAATATAGcactggaagcagtggtgggattcaattttttttttactaccgggcgtggcttggtggacatggcttggtggacatggcttggtggacgtggcaggggaaggatactgcaatccccatttcctccccacccctctaacctgctttctagctctgttctcctgttcagggcaacaaaagaagatcagctgggaggcagagggggcgaggccagcctgtTTGctgcttctctgaactactcaaaattcccactactggttctctagaacctgtcaaaactgcctgaataccacctctgattggaagGGAGGGTGATGAATGGATACAACCTCCACTCACTGCAGGAGCTCAAGGGAAAGCCTTCCTGATCAAGGGCTCTCAGAGCACCTGGTGGTAAATCTATTCAAAGACAGAGATATCTTGTAATTACTCTTGGCTGTCCCACTGGCTGTTACACATGGGAAGGTCCTTTGAATATTCAATCTGAATCTCACTCCTGCAATGTAAACTTGTTCTTCCATGTCTGCACCCTAGAAGGAGAGGAAGCAGTTCTTGACCATCTTCTAAGTGACCCCATTTTTGGTATTGAATGTGATCTttcactctcccctcccccagcagctagctagcctcacctcagcactcacctttttccttttacattttttttctttccatgatgagagcggtgaggctatgcctcacctgactgcacgtcactgcaatgGACAACATTCACATCTCCTTCAAGGCAGTagaaggattcaaataatttaacaaccagttctctgccctaatgcttTGTTCCAACCAccacttcaccaaactgcttagaaagttaacaactggttctcccgaagtggtgcaaactggctaaatcccaccattgcttcaAGGTCTTAATTTGAGGTGACTTCACCATTCGGGAAATAATTGGGTGGTGTTAACACTAATTATTTTATCTTGTTCCAGGTCCATGGCCAATGCAAAGTAGTACTTCAGTACAACGGGAAGTCAAAGAATTCGTTCATGTACAGATATAGCTGCAGTCTACGCACTGGTATGTATCTTCCATGTTTGCTGCATATAGGTTTACAGGAAATATTGATCTGAGCATATATATCTCCCAATCATAGTTTAACTGATTTCCCTACAGAAATCAAATAAATGCAAAAGTCCCACAATTGTATTTTAAAGCCTTGTTCCATTCTTCAGGGTATCTTAAGACTACATCTGTAGTTTCATTTTGctctgtttctcaaccatggGCGCTGTTTGATCCAATTTCCTTttctactgtatatatttttgttGCAAGTTTATTCACTTTTACACAGGTTTTTCTGAGTGCATTTTTCTTATATGTATAAACATATTGATCTTCATTTGACAGGATAACATTAAGATCACCAAGAGTTTGACACAACTGAATGGTTAAAACCACTACTATATTGATCGGTTACAGAATGCTGCCTGCATATATAATGCCCGCATTTCTGAGGAAACCTTTGCATTGCTATAAAATGAATtcattataaaatttaaaaaacagaattcaGATTCTAGCCCCCCAGACCCAAATGACATATTCTGTTCATGATGCACTTGTGACTATCAGCATAGGGGGGAGGGTTTAACCCCGGCTTACCTCTAAAACCCAAGGGCCgttattaaaatgtatattaaCTCTGATGCATCATTTTTCTCTGAAAATTAGTTTGCTTTATAAAGTCATATTGTAACTTCCTAAAGCTGACTTTCCATGATCAATTTTTCAGTACCAATGTTTGGAAGAAGTATAAACTTTGAGAAATGAGGAGTAATTGCTAAGCAACTACTACATACTCATGTTGCTTGGTTATGTTAAAGAAcagttactacaggtagtcctcgatttacaacagttcatttagtgaccgatcaaagttacaagagcaccgaaaaaagtgacttatgattgtttttcacagttGCGACCTTTGTAGtcgccccatgatcatgtgaccaaaattcagatgcttggcaactggttcatacttatgactgctgCTATGTCTCAAGGTCatatgattcccttttgcaaccttctgacaagcaaagtcaatcgggaagacagacactcacttaacaaccctgtgactAATTAAATAACTAACCAGGTGTTCccactgaggcttcccaagagcgtgaagcaaacttcttgtccccgcaaaaaccccttttattaatttagcaatagcaatagccgttagacttatatactgcttcatagggctttcagccctctctaagcggtttacagagtcagcatatcccgcCCCctggtctgggtcctcatttcacccacctcggaaggatggaaggctgagtcaaccttgagccggtgagattagaaccgctgaactgcagataacagtcagctgaagtggcctgcagtactgcaccctaaccactgcgccacctcgactctttactgtgaattctgctcattcacaaccagcaaagtctttcaatggaggatttacagtcatagaccttatctggcttggagagctgacaggcccatatctgcagaacttggcaaggagtctcagagagttatTAACGAATTAGagaactaatagtctcctgcaaactccactcccctttcgctcctcttttatttcctctgggagtggccattcattgtccacctatggccttactcccaagttgacctctgttctttagctattcccttcgtctggcaactctgtgcatgtgcacactgggaacaggctccagctgtttgtctgccccactgatgtctgactctgaaggcagctggtaactgtcggAGCTCAGGCCCActctctgccttcgacacagagccctcatcagagccttccccagactccaggactggcccatgttccttcccaacctcctcactctccgaatctgctgccagcttcgctggctgctggcaggccacaacaccagtgattcacttaccaattgtagcaagaaaggtcgtaaaatagggcaaaactcacttaacttgtAGTTTGTGCCTCAGtctatttctgcaaaaaaaaaaaaaaacccacttgatTTATTTGCAGTTCAGTAACGAGAACCTCGACAGGCAATTGGTGAATGGCTCATGCTTTGCCAACATGGCTGACTGTGCCAGTTAGAGAGTGGATTGTGTGAGCTGGAAGTTGTTGCAAATGTGGTTTGAACTTTAGATCAAGAGGCATCTCCTTCATCAGGTGTTAATGGACACAGACTAAAAGTTACTTTGGTCTTGATATATTCATTCTTTGGATGTTACTACATTGTAGAATCCGATTCTACCATAAAAGAAAAAGTAATCCAGATTAAGAgccagtttagcaatagcaatagcagttagacttatataccacttcatacggctttcagccctctctaagcggtttacagagtcagcatattgcccccaacaacaatccgggtcctcattttacccacctcagaaggatggaaggctgagtcaaccctgagccggtgagatttgaacagccgaattgctgaactgcagtcagctgaagtagcctgcagtgctgcatttaactactgcgccacctcggctcaagtttGATGTAGTGGATAAGGCATCAAGCCAGAAACTGGGAGAGCGTGAGTTTAAGTCCCCTTCGGGGCACGAACCCAGCAGTGACCATGAGGAAGTCATTTTCTCTCCAACCTAGGAAGGAGGCCATGGCTAACTACTTGCCAAATAAATTGCACGGAGTTGTCCAAGCTGTCTCCAAAAATCAGGCATGAATAAATGGAGCAGGGGGGATCCAAATTGagtttagatttgggattccagtCTGTTTGGTACAAGAAGGCAGAGGAGGTTTCAGGTAATGAATCATCTGCAagcaaaaccaccaagctcagagagcatcaaggagtcCCACCCTCACCtatagatattctcttctatgggATCCTGCCTTCAGATTTCTCCCCTCTCCCAATGCCAGGCTCCACTGGTTCCTTGTTGTTGACTGCTGTGCCAGGTTGCTAAACAACTATGATCCTCACTAGATACAGGTTCGAGAGTGATGGCTTATTCTCCATGCTGATCCAAGGTTTCTGTATTTTGCTTCATTTAAATGCACAAGCTCACATTCAAATGTATCGTCTCACCATTTTAAATAATACTTCTTTGCTTTTCTAAAGTTTCTAGTTCTGCTATTTCAAGACTTTGCCCTGATTGTCCACGACGTGGAAACCCTTCTGAAGAAAGTTATCAGGAGACAGCAAAACGGACCCTGGCGAAATTCAATGCTGAAATTAACCACACTCATTATTTTGGCCTTGTCAAAGTCACCAAAGCAATGGCATGGGTAAAGTTGAAGCTGAGTGTTTTTGAACAAAAACTTGATGCTGTAGATTTGATTTGTATGGGAATTGCTACATATGTCCaatgtagaaataaaaaatagtaatagaagTAATCCCAGAAGAGGATAATTTATGTCTCCATTATTGCCAAGGAAAGTGCAAAAGACAGATTCACAAAGTCTGCAGGAATCTGATGTAAagattattttaacttttatctgCCAGAGGGCTTCCCGGGAacctcaatatttatttatttatatttattagtttgtcaaacatgtacaagataacaagtataggtatgaacataaacatgaataatacaatacaatacaatacagtagcagagttggaagggaccttggaggtcttctagtccaaccccctacctaggcaggaaaccctacaccatttcagacagatgtctatccagcatcttcttaaagacttccagtgttggggcattcacaacttctggaggcaatttctgttccactgattaattgttctaagttgacaaatggggacagtaagacagggacggaaggcacgctggtgtgcttatgccctctttacggacctcttaggactGGGATGatgtccacggtagacagtttaaggttgaagttgtggGGATTTGAGAATGCAACAActgagtcgggtagagcattccaagtgctgaccactctgttgctgaagtcgtattttctgcaatcgagtttggagcggtttatctattgtttgcctaaGTATTACTGCTAtttactgagccgaggtggcgcagtggttagggtgcagtactgcaggccactttagctgactgagatctgcagttcagcggttcaaatctcaccggctcaaggtcgactcagccttccatccttctgaggtgggtgaaatgaggacccggactgtgggggcaagttgctgactcaatttgctaaaaaaattgtaaaccgcttagagagggctgaaagccctatgaagcggtatataagtctaataaataataaataaataaataaataaataaataaataaataaataataaataaataaataaataaataaatattgaagctGAAAAAGTTGACAggcaagacattgtagcagacaattttgtgtactatgcttggATCGGACCCAGGCGGCACAGTTCCAGAGTATTCAagctcaaaatttcaagcctagagGCATAGGGAGTTCttttgtgagtagaggagtggaggactcttcttgagAAATACCTGTGAACCCGCTCAATCATGTTAATGTCAGATATACAATGTGGGTTCCAGGTC contains:
- the LOC116514250 gene encoding fetuin-B-like, yielding MYISLFEAQLIGMEDKIATPQLFYSPGLQKKIIYTLAASTAPSFVYPSCNFLVVKAAAEVALDQVNSNRKEGYVFGLQRIFDVRDLPQKNGDSLFYLTLDVVETDCHILSGKKWKECKFPTDHGAVHGQCKVVLQYNGKSKNSFMYRYSCSLRTVSSSAISRLCPDCPRRGNPSEESYQETAKRTLAKFNAEINHTHYFGLVKVTKAMAWWVSGASEEVEYTIQETSCRKNSRVPDITKCPFLPIENAERGLCKGSVINKGMALQEKVYVKCNFFPRPKRQSPYSVMQFVQTIPPFPKEFSGSSKCPGDVLADVNGLQLPSPPKA